A region of Candidatus Eisenbacteria bacterium DNA encodes the following proteins:
- a CDS encoding thiolase family protein, which translates to MRDVILTDGFRTPFAKAGTALASVPARELGRVAVQELLSRHAVDPAEIDEVILGNVGQPSDSTNIARVVALLAGVPEHVPAVTVQRNCASGMEAIVQAHAQVASGQSDLVLAGGTESMSQIPLYVSEGMTRVFEKLSRARSLGDRVAALAQARPKDLQPRVAIMEGLTDRISGLNMGETAELLAKEFGISREAQDDFALQSHRRAVAAVDNGNLGEEIAPVFAPPYKEAVLQDVGPRRNQSLEALAKLKPYFDRKHGTVTPGNSCGITDGAAAIFVASAEKARELGLKPAGRLRSSAFVGLDPARMGLGPTYATPLALRRAGIRFQDLGLIEINEAFAAQVIANEIAMASPRFARDRLGLDEPVGEIDRSTLNVNGGGIALGHPVGVSGTRLVITLLREMRRRNVDLGLATLCVGGGQGGAVVIERMDG; encoded by the coding sequence ATGAGGGACGTGATTCTCACGGATGGATTCCGGACCCCGTTCGCGAAGGCGGGAACCGCGCTCGCGTCCGTTCCCGCCCGGGAGCTGGGCCGAGTCGCCGTCCAGGAGCTTCTCTCCCGTCACGCCGTCGATCCCGCCGAGATCGACGAGGTCATCCTCGGAAACGTCGGACAGCCCTCTGACTCAACGAACATTGCCCGCGTGGTCGCACTCCTCGCCGGCGTTCCGGAACACGTTCCCGCCGTAACCGTGCAGCGGAATTGCGCTTCCGGCATGGAGGCGATCGTCCAGGCGCACGCCCAGGTCGCGTCGGGGCAGTCGGACCTGGTGCTCGCGGGCGGCACCGAGTCCATGAGCCAGATCCCGCTCTACGTGAGCGAGGGGATGACGCGCGTCTTCGAGAAGCTCTCGCGCGCGAGGTCCCTGGGCGATCGGGTGGCCGCGCTCGCGCAGGCCAGGCCCAAGGATCTGCAGCCCCGCGTCGCGATCATGGAGGGGCTCACGGATCGGATCTCGGGGCTCAACATGGGCGAGACGGCCGAGCTCTTGGCGAAGGAGTTCGGGATCAGCCGCGAGGCGCAGGACGATTTCGCCCTTCAGAGCCACCGGCGCGCGGTCGCCGCGGTGGACAACGGGAACCTGGGCGAGGAGATCGCGCCGGTGTTCGCGCCGCCGTACAAGGAGGCCGTGCTCCAGGACGTGGGTCCGCGACGCAACCAATCGCTGGAAGCGCTCGCGAAGCTGAAGCCCTATTTCGACCGCAAGCACGGCACCGTGACGCCGGGGAACTCCTGCGGCATCACGGACGGCGCCGCGGCGATCTTCGTCGCCTCGGCCGAGAAGGCGCGCGAGCTCGGCTTGAAGCCCGCGGGCCGGCTTCGCTCGTCCGCGTTCGTGGGACTGGATCCAGCCCGGATGGGACTCGGTCCCACCTACGCGACACCGCTCGCGCTCCGCCGCGCGGGTATCCGCTTCCAGGATCTCGGGCTGATCGAGATCAACGAGGCCTTCGCCGCGCAGGTCATCGCGAACGAGATCGCGATGGCCTCGCCGCGGTTCGCCAGGGACCGGCTGGGATTGGACGAGCCGGTGGGCGAGATCGATCGCTCCACCTTGAACGTGAACGGGGGAGGAATCGCGCTGGGTCATCCTGTGGGCGTTTCCGGAACGCGGCTCGTGATCACGCTGCTCCGCGAGATGCGGCGGCGAAACGTCGATCTCGGCCTCGCGACCCTGTGCGTGGGCGGAGGCCAGGGCGGCGCCGTGGTGATCGAACGGATGGACGGCTGA
- a CDS encoding DUF5700 domain-containing putative Zn-dependent protease produces the protein MISGSGQGKAGGDARPLQPQDLLVDTGPARQILSLWKSTVRTGSGDGRSRATAARIAQSPAYHTLRVFLRDQFACLTKDDEVARAIELPDSGVCGFGLDPAYRERDSLSAVLDEVESRGDRLRTRLVSRAARYLPEGGPWRKTTVWFVISSQTTFDAVTLVPGSAVAGGGPVVLVNLTDVLAYGETTRERVDGLEHVLAHELFHAGIRVIESGLPGWEPYRRTTNEVAFVGKAMLEEGVGHYVDFRDRPGSDSLFTWKPSSREVDAFDRLGKAIRNVRRFDSGRVRRSEIADMAVTGPTWGKYGAISGMFAAHRIEAARGPEALRDAIAGGPGVFLRTYRDVAATNPRLGRVPEELLLLQ, from the coding sequence ATGATCTCGGGATCCGGTCAGGGCAAGGCCGGGGGCGATGCGCGTCCCCTGCAGCCTCAGGATCTCCTGGTCGACACCGGCCCCGCGCGCCAGATCCTCTCCCTTTGGAAGAGCACCGTCCGGACGGGAAGCGGCGACGGAAGGTCGCGCGCGACGGCCGCGCGCATCGCGCAATCCCCCGCGTACCACACGTTGCGCGTGTTCCTTCGTGATCAGTTTGCCTGCCTCACGAAGGACGACGAGGTCGCGCGCGCGATCGAGCTTCCCGACTCGGGGGTGTGCGGATTCGGCTTGGACCCCGCCTATCGCGAGCGCGACTCGCTCTCCGCGGTGCTCGATGAAGTGGAGTCACGAGGTGACCGCCTGCGAACCCGCCTGGTGAGTCGTGCCGCCCGATATCTTCCCGAGGGCGGGCCCTGGCGGAAGACAACGGTGTGGTTCGTGATCAGCAGCCAGACGACGTTCGACGCCGTCACACTGGTTCCAGGCAGCGCCGTGGCCGGCGGTGGCCCGGTGGTCCTCGTCAACCTGACCGATGTCCTCGCCTACGGGGAGACGACACGGGAGCGCGTGGACGGACTCGAGCACGTGCTCGCGCACGAGCTGTTCCATGCGGGCATTCGCGTGATCGAGTCCGGGCTCCCGGGATGGGAGCCCTACCGCCGCACCACGAACGAGGTCGCGTTCGTCGGCAAGGCCATGCTCGAAGAAGGCGTCGGCCACTACGTGGACTTCCGGGACCGGCCGGGATCCGACTCCCTCTTCACCTGGAAGCCAAGCTCCCGGGAAGTGGATGCGTTCGATCGCCTCGGGAAGGCCATTCGGAATGTCCGGCGGTTCGACTCGGGCCGCGTCCGACGATCGGAGATCGCGGACATGGCCGTGACGGGCCCCACCTGGGGGAAGTACGGGGCGATCAGCGGCATGTTCGCGGCTCATCGGATCGAGGCCGCCCGGGGTCCCGAGGCGCTTCGCGACGCGATCGCGGGCGGCCCGGGGGTGTTCCTGAGGACCTATCGGGACGTGGCGGCGACGAATCCGAGGTTAGGCCGAGTTCCAGAGGAACTCCTTCTCCTGCAGTAG
- a CDS encoding long-chain fatty acid--CoA ligase — protein sequence MDVATLPQRAMQKLDFDTVPKLLQYALETHRKKDAFLIKRGGVWTPVSMESVMGRVAALVAVLRGRGVKHGDRVSILAETSLEWAIADMAILTIGAVTVPVYPTLPGPQVAPLLVDSGATGIFVSTKPQREKIESVRSEIPNVRWVWCFEEEPLPDGVASGGVAGGGGTGGGGTGGDPEPGPDDLATIIYTSGTTGIPKGVMLTQSNFVAQARISLAAMNVRTTDVYLSFLPLSHVFERISGLYTMLCAGATIAYAESIDRMPSNIPEVRPTILLAVPRFWEKLMARAVDANKAAGFPKAQIFQWAYGVAVRVAELRNTGRSIPPWLSLQHALANRLVYSKIAQRLGGRVRLRVSGSAALNREVALFFDGAGQPIFEGYGLSETASAATVNRFESHRVGTVGPPLDGVEIRLAEDGEILLRGPNVMKGYWNRPEETRETLDSGWLRTGDIGVLDPDGHLRITDRKKDLIVTSGGKKIPPQMIEGALKSSPKIHEAVVVGDGRKFIGALIIPEGAATQAEIAAEVERINGALAQFEKIKRFEMIPNDLSVENGTLTPSLKVKRKVMAERYRDTIERMFQGA from the coding sequence ATGGACGTCGCGACCTTACCCCAGCGCGCCATGCAGAAACTGGACTTCGACACCGTACCGAAGCTTCTCCAGTACGCGCTCGAAACGCATCGTAAGAAGGATGCGTTCTTGATCAAGCGCGGCGGCGTGTGGACGCCCGTTTCCATGGAATCGGTGATGGGGCGCGTGGCGGCGCTCGTGGCGGTGTTGCGCGGACGCGGTGTGAAGCACGGGGATCGCGTCTCCATCCTCGCCGAAACGAGCCTCGAGTGGGCGATCGCCGACATGGCCATCCTCACGATCGGCGCCGTGACGGTACCCGTCTATCCCACGCTGCCGGGCCCCCAGGTCGCGCCGCTCCTCGTCGATTCGGGAGCGACCGGAATCTTCGTCTCGACCAAGCCGCAGCGGGAGAAGATCGAGTCCGTGCGGTCCGAGATCCCGAACGTGCGGTGGGTGTGGTGCTTCGAGGAGGAGCCGTTGCCGGACGGTGTCGCCTCGGGCGGCGTCGCGGGTGGCGGGGGAACTGGTGGCGGGGGCACTGGCGGCGACCCCGAGCCCGGTCCTGACGATCTGGCCACGATCATCTACACCTCCGGCACGACCGGCATTCCCAAGGGGGTGATGCTGACCCAGTCGAACTTCGTCGCGCAGGCTCGGATCTCCCTCGCGGCGATGAACGTCCGCACCACCGACGTCTATCTCTCGTTCCTCCCCTTGAGCCACGTGTTCGAGCGCATCTCCGGCCTCTACACGATGCTCTGCGCGGGCGCGACCATCGCGTACGCGGAATCGATCGACAGGATGCCCTCGAACATCCCCGAAGTGCGCCCCACGATCCTCCTCGCGGTGCCGCGGTTCTGGGAGAAGCTGATGGCGCGCGCCGTCGACGCGAACAAGGCCGCCGGATTCCCCAAGGCGCAGATCTTCCAGTGGGCCTACGGCGTTGCCGTACGCGTCGCGGAGCTCCGGAACACGGGCCGGTCCATCCCGCCCTGGCTCTCGCTCCAGCACGCGCTCGCGAACCGGCTCGTCTACTCCAAGATCGCGCAGCGCCTGGGCGGAAGGGTGCGCTTGCGCGTGTCCGGCAGCGCGGCCCTGAACCGGGAGGTCGCGCTCTTCTTCGACGGCGCCGGCCAGCCGATCTTCGAGGGCTACGGATTGAGCGAGACCGCGTCCGCGGCGACGGTGAACCGGTTCGAGAGCCATCGCGTGGGCACCGTCGGCCCGCCGCTCGACGGCGTCGAGATCCGCCTCGCGGAGGACGGCGAGATCCTCCTGCGCGGGCCGAACGTGATGAAGGGGTACTGGAATCGCCCCGAGGAGACGAGGGAGACCCTCGACTCGGGCTGGCTTCGCACCGGGGACATCGGCGTGCTCGATCCGGACGGGCACCTGCGCATCACCGACCGGAAGAAGGATCTCATCGTGACCTCGGGCGGGAAGAAGATCCCGCCGCAGATGATCGAGGGCGCGCTCAAGTCCTCGCCCAAGATCCACGAGGCCGTGGTCGTCGGGGACGGGAGGAAGTTCATCGGCGCGCTCATCATCCCGGAGGGCGCGGCCACGCAGGCCGAGATCGCCGCGGAGGTGGAGCGCATCAACGGAGCGCTCGCCCAGTTCGAGAAGATCAAGCGCTTCGAGATGATCCCGAACGACCTGTCCGTGGAGAACGGGACGCTCACGCCGTCGCTCAAGGTGAAGCGCAAGGTCATGGCCGAGCGGTATCGGGACACGATCGAGCGGATGTTCCAGGGGGCGTGA